In one window of Campylobacter coli DNA:
- a CDS encoding proline--tRNA ligase, translating to MMKFSKLYAPSLKEAPKDATLPSHIFLTRAGFVEQIGSGLYNFLPLGKKVLDKIRTIVKEEMDKAGAQEVSLSFVTPATLWQESGRYNVFGKELLRFKDRKENDFVLGPTHEEAMLSLVKNKITSYKQLPLHLYQIGLKFRDEARPRFGLLRCREFLMKDGYSFHANEEDLTREFDLMYKTYSQILQRMGLEFRAVDADSGAIGGSGSKEFMVLAKNGEDDILICENCDYAANVEAAIRANKTCDEERPEANYASKFHTPDVKTIEALAQFFKINAFYTIKAVVKKAIYENENKLVVFFIRGCDDLQETKAQNACSALELVDASEEELEKAGLVAGFIGFVGLKNVDFYLDKELEGEKQMIMGANEKDYHLIGIDVVNLNKDRFKDLVEVKENDCCAKCGGKLRLSKGIEVGHIFKLGQKYSKAMNANFLDENGKSKPFYMGCYGIGVSRLLAVAIEANHDEKGCIWNKTLAPFTLEIIVSNIKDEKSLEFATKLYEDLSNVGIEVLLDDRNERFGVKMNDFELMGFPYALVVGKGLEKDELEFIDRKTLEKKILSSKEAFDFIKKSVE from the coding sequence ATGATGAAATTTAGCAAATTATATGCACCAAGTCTTAAAGAGGCTCCAAAAGATGCGACTTTACCGAGTCATATTTTTTTAACACGTGCTGGTTTTGTTGAGCAAATCGGTAGCGGGCTTTATAATTTTTTACCTTTGGGAAAAAAAGTATTGGATAAAATTCGCACCATTGTTAAAGAAGAAATGGATAAAGCAGGGGCACAGGAAGTAAGCTTGAGCTTTGTGACTCCAGCAACTTTATGGCAAGAAAGTGGGCGTTATAATGTTTTTGGTAAAGAGCTTTTGCGTTTTAAAGATAGAAAAGAAAATGATTTTGTTCTAGGTCCAACGCATGAAGAGGCTATGCTTTCTTTGGTAAAAAATAAAATCACATCTTATAAACAACTTCCCTTGCATTTGTATCAAATAGGGCTAAAATTTCGCGATGAAGCAAGACCAAGATTTGGGCTTTTAAGATGTCGTGAATTTTTAATGAAAGATGGCTATAGTTTTCATGCAAATGAAGAAGATTTAACGCGTGAATTTGATTTGATGTATAAGACTTATTCTCAAATCTTACAAAGAATGGGCTTAGAATTTAGAGCTGTTGATGCCGATAGTGGAGCGATTGGTGGAAGTGGTTCTAAAGAATTTATGGTTTTGGCAAAAAATGGCGAGGACGATATTTTAATTTGTGAAAATTGTGATTATGCTGCAAATGTTGAAGCTGCAATTAGAGCCAATAAAACTTGCGATGAAGAGCGTCCTGAGGCAAATTATGCAAGTAAATTTCACACTCCAGATGTTAAAACCATAGAAGCTTTAGCACAATTTTTCAAAATCAATGCTTTTTATACCATTAAAGCTGTAGTAAAAAAAGCTATTTACGAAAATGAAAATAAATTAGTTGTATTTTTTATACGCGGTTGTGATGATTTGCAAGAAACTAAAGCACAAAACGCTTGCAGTGCTCTTGAGCTTGTAGATGCAAGCGAAGAAGAATTAGAAAAAGCGGGATTGGTTGCAGGTTTTATAGGCTTTGTGGGTTTGAAAAATGTTGATTTTTATTTAGATAAAGAGCTTGAGGGCGAAAAACAAATGATAATGGGAGCAAATGAAAAAGATTATCATTTGATAGGCATTGATGTGGTTAATTTAAACAAGGATCGTTTTAAGGATTTGGTAGAAGTTAAAGAAAATGATTGTTGTGCTAAATGTGGTGGAAAATTAAGATTAAGCAAGGGTATAGAAGTAGGGCATATTTTTAAACTAGGGCAAAAATATTCTAAGGCTATGAATGCAAATTTCTTAGATGAAAATGGCAAAAGCAAGCCTTTTTACATGGGATGCTACGGTATAGGAGTTTCGCGCTTGCTTGCAGTAGCGATTGAGGCAAATCATGATGAGAAGGGTTGTATTTGGAATAAAACCTTAGCTCCTTTTACACTTGAAATTATAGTTTCAAACATCAAAGACGAGAAGTCTTTAGAATTTGCTACCAAGCTTTATGAGGATTTAAGCAATGTGGGCATTGAGGTTTTACTTGATGATAGAAATGAGCGTTTTGGGGTCAAGATGAATGATTTTGAGCTTATGGGCTTTCCTTATGCTTTGGTTGTGGGTAAGGGTTTAGAAAAGGATGAGCTAGAATTTATAGATAGAAAAACACTAGAGAAAAAAATTCTATCAAGTAAAGAAGC
- the hemA gene encoding glutamyl-tRNA reductase, with protein MYYCISFTHKNTDISLRERLSFSDEAKKNEFLRLLSIHENIEECLVISTCNRVEIVAYVKEACAEYIIKSLALLCNVDKESLVQKADIFEDSGAIHHLFSVASSLDSLVVGETQIAGQLKDAFAFALKNNFCAVHLSRAIHSAFKCAAKVRNETQISKNPISVASVAVAKAKELLPLEGKSAIVIGAGEMGELAAKHLIAAGARVIILNRDIEKARILCERLGVLSECDSLNNLKKYLDEYELFFSATNASSAIITNSLIDEVSHKRYFFDIAVPRDIDVSENEKVSVFAVDDLEVVVRKNLALREQEARMAYGIIGRETAEFFRYLNDLALTPIIKAIRLQAKECANKQLQIALDKGYLKHSDEEEARKLIHQVFKAFLHTPTINLKHLQGKMQSDTVINAMRYIFALENNLEGLNQYACEFNMENNDEI; from the coding sequence ATGTATTATTGTATATCTTTTACTCATAAAAATACAGATATCTCTTTAAGAGAGAGATTGAGTTTTTCTGATGAGGCGAAAAAAAATGAATTTTTGAGATTGCTAAGCATTCATGAAAATATTGAAGAATGCTTGGTTATAAGCACTTGCAATCGTGTAGAAATAGTAGCTTACGTAAAAGAAGCTTGTGCAGAATATATCATCAAATCCTTAGCTTTATTGTGCAATGTAGACAAAGAAAGCTTGGTTCAAAAAGCCGATATTTTCGAAGATAGCGGAGCTATTCATCATCTTTTTTCAGTTGCAAGTTCGCTTGATAGCTTGGTTGTTGGAGAAACACAAATTGCAGGACAATTAAAAGATGCTTTTGCTTTTGCTTTAAAAAATAATTTTTGTGCAGTACATCTTTCAAGAGCAATTCACAGTGCATTTAAATGTGCAGCTAAGGTTCGCAATGAAACTCAAATTTCAAAAAATCCTATTTCTGTTGCTAGCGTGGCAGTAGCCAAAGCTAAAGAACTTTTGCCTTTAGAGGGAAAAAGTGCTATCGTTATAGGTGCAGGTGAGATGGGAGAGCTTGCAGCCAAGCATTTAATCGCTGCTGGAGCTAGGGTTATAATATTAAACCGAGATATAGAAAAAGCCCGTATTCTTTGTGAGAGATTAGGTGTTTTAAGTGAGTGCGATAGTTTAAATAATTTAAAAAAATATCTTGATGAATACGAGCTTTTTTTCTCAGCTACCAATGCTTCAAGTGCTATTATTACAAATTCTTTAATCGATGAGGTTTCTCATAAGAGATATTTTTTTGATATTGCTGTACCGCGAGATATTGATGTCAGTGAAAATGAAAAAGTATCCGTTTTTGCAGTTGATGATCTTGAAGTTGTCGTGCGAAAAAATTTGGCTTTAAGAGAACAAGAAGCGCGTATGGCGTATGGTATCATCGGGCGTGAGACGGCAGAATTTTTTAGATATTTAAATGATTTAGCTTTAACTCCTATTATCAAAGCGATTCGCTTGCAAGCAAAAGAATGTGCTAACAAACAGCTTCAAATCGCTTTAGATAAAGGATATTTAAAACATTCTGATGAAGAAGAGGCAAGAAAATTAATCCATCAAGTATTTAAGGCTTTTTTGCATACTCCAACTATAAATTTAAAGCATCTACAAGGGAAAATGCAAAGTGATACAGTGATTAATGCTATGCGTTATATTTTTGCTTTAGAAAACAATCTTGAAGGTTTAAATCAATACGCATGTGAATTTAATATGGAGAATAATGATGAAATTTAG
- a CDS encoding polyprenyl synthetase family protein: MQPIDDLIKQYLQELDYEPVLTMLANTKSGKKLRSKLLLAIAGENANSYKICAAIELIHLASLLHDDIIDESKLRRGAKSVNAEFGTKNALMLGDILYSKAFYELSQLDACFASIISDAVVKLAVGELMDVELSKSFNADKDKYLKMIYNKTAVLIEASARCGAILANLDEKAFGEYGKNLGLAFQMIDDILDIKGDEKTLGKPAMNDFKEGKTTLPYIYLCENLNDEDRTQLKNLFQKDLNNDEKTWMQIKFEETKALNKAISEAKEYAQQAALAIKDFSNEKLQGIIQAMIDRDF, translated from the coding sequence GTGCAACCAATAGATGATTTGATAAAACAATATTTGCAAGAGCTTGATTATGAGCCTGTTTTAACTATGCTTGCTAATACCAAATCAGGCAAAAAATTGCGTTCAAAGTTACTTTTAGCAATTGCAGGAGAAAATGCAAATTCTTATAAAATTTGTGCCGCAATAGAACTCATACATTTAGCAAGTTTGTTGCATGATGATATCATAGATGAAAGCAAATTAAGACGCGGTGCAAAGTCTGTTAATGCTGAATTTGGTACAAAAAACGCCCTTATGCTTGGAGATATTTTATATTCAAAAGCTTTTTATGAATTGAGCCAACTAGATGCTTGTTTTGCAAGTATTATTTCAGATGCGGTTGTTAAGCTTGCTGTGGGCGAGCTTATGGATGTTGAGCTTAGCAAAAGTTTTAATGCAGATAAAGATAAATATCTAAAGATGATTTATAATAAAACCGCAGTTTTAATCGAAGCAAGTGCAAGGTGCGGGGCTATTTTGGCAAATTTAGATGAAAAAGCTTTTGGGGAATATGGCAAAAATTTAGGCCTTGCATTTCAAATGATTGATGATATTTTAGATATCAAGGGTGATGAAAAAACCCTTGGTAAACCTGCTATGAATGATTTTAAAGAGGGTAAAACCACTTTGCCTTATATTTATCTTTGTGAAAATTTAAATGATGAGGATAGGACCCAATTAAAGAATTTGTTTCAAAAAGATTTAAACAATGATGAAAAAACATGGATGCAAATAAAATTTGAAGAAACAAAAGCTTTAAATAAAGCTATATCGGAAGCTAAAGAATATGCCCAGCAAGCAGCATTAGCCATAAAAGATTTTTCTAATGAAAAACTCCAAGGTATAATTCAAGCTATGATAGATAGGGATTTTTAA
- a CDS encoding exporting protein: MSIRLLVFFALMANCIVLNAAPVFDYTYKFTLKKDERASVEIKELGYDNGVQNFDFYWTLFDNTNIVVHSKFRKYPRQFVMSLRRNLDWVTQTLIPDYKNPHIDRARLILEFSEYKKGEAIFTVYIEDKDSRLEVKFLDPRKMQLTNPPQNNQVVPMIDFNEPQVKPLIQRENTTN; this comes from the coding sequence ATGAGCATTAGGCTTTTGGTTTTTTTTGCTTTGATGGCAAATTGTATTGTTTTAAATGCTGCTCCTGTTTTTGATTATACATATAAATTTACACTTAAAAAAGATGAGAGAGCTAGCGTGGAGATTAAAGAGCTTGGTTATGATAATGGGGTTCAAAATTTCGATTTTTATTGGACTTTGTTTGATAATACCAATATAGTCGTTCATTCTAAATTTCGCAAATATCCGCGTCAATTTGTGATGAGTTTAAGAAGAAATTTGGACTGGGTAACTCAAACTTTAATTCCTGATTATAAAAATCCACATATTGATAGAGCAAGACTTATTTTAGAATTTAGCGAATACAAAAAAGGCGAGGCAATTTTTACTGTGTATATAGAAGATAAGGATTCTAGACTTGAAGTGAAATTTCTTGATCCAAGAAAAATGCAATTAACAAATCCACCTCAAAATAATCAAGTAGTGCCTATGATAGATTTTAATGAGCCTCAAGTAAAACCATTAATACAACGAGAAAATACCACAAACTAA
- a CDS encoding DUF2018 family protein, whose protein sequence is MDIFDEMFNKTPKEKFIEIIQNGNLGALEKVFENFFADHIAMIELLEKQGFNEMDVKSFILENGDFIQERQNDLFIELGAKILGHEG, encoded by the coding sequence ATGGATATTTTTGACGAAATGTTTAATAAAACTCCTAAGGAAAAATTTATAGAAATTATACAAAATGGAAATTTAGGAGCCTTAGAAAAAGTATTTGAAAACTTTTTTGCTGATCATATTGCTATGATCGAGCTTTTAGAAAAACAAGGTTTCAATGAAATGGATGTGAAAAGCTTTATACTTGAAAATGGAGATTTTATTCAAGAAAGGCAAAATGACCTTTTTATAGAATTAGGTGCTAAAATTTTAGGACATGAGGGCTAA
- a CDS encoding 2-oxoacid:acceptor oxidoreductase family protein has translation MKYQLRFGGEGGQGVITAGEILAEAAIKEGRQAFKASTYTSQVRGGPTKVDIIIDDKEILFPYAVEGEVDFMLSTADKGYKGFRGGVKEGGIIVVEPNLVHPESEDYKKWQIFEIPIITIAKDEVGNVATQSVVALAIAAYMSKCIDLDILKETMLHMVPAKTRDANSKAFDLGVKYAQETKAHS, from the coding sequence ATGAAATATCAATTAAGATTTGGTGGTGAGGGTGGTCAAGGTGTTATCACCGCAGGAGAAATTTTAGCTGAAGCAGCGATCAAAGAAGGTCGTCAAGCTTTTAAAGCTTCAACTTATACTTCCCAAGTGCGTGGAGGTCCAACTAAGGTTGATATTATCATTGATGATAAAGAAATTCTTTTTCCTTATGCAGTAGAGGGCGAAGTAGACTTTATGCTTTCAACTGCAGATAAGGGTTACAAAGGCTTTCGCGGTGGAGTAAAAGAGGGTGGTATCATAGTTGTAGAGCCGAATTTGGTTCATCCTGAAAGCGAAGATTATAAAAAATGGCAAATTTTTGAAATTCCTATCATTACTATAGCTAAAGATGAAGTAGGTAATGTGGCTACTCAATCAGTTGTTGCATTGGCTATTGCCGCTTATATGAGTAAATGTATTGATTTGGATATTCTTAAAGAAACTATGCTTCATATGGTTCCAGCTAAAACAAGAGATGCAAATTCTAAAGCTTTTGATTTAGGTGTTAAATACGCACAAGAAACTAAAGCTCATTCTTAA
- a CDS encoding 2-oxoglutarate ferredoxin oxidoreductase subunit beta: MAFNYDEYLRTDKLPTQWCWGCGDGVVLKCIIRAIEKLGWNMDDVCLVSGIGCSGRMSSYVNCNTVHTTHGRAIAYATGIKLANPSKHVIVVSGDGDTLAIGGNHTIHGCRRNIDLTHIVINNFIYGLTNSQTSPTTPKGFYTVTAQFGNIDPNFDACELTKAAGASFVARGNVIEANKLENLIYKALAHKGYSFVDVFSNCHINLGRKNKMGEAVAMLDWIKNRVVDKSKFESMDFEERKDKFPTGVLYEDSTQPEYCHAYEEVRRAAKEKRMVDLGALK; the protein is encoded by the coding sequence ATGGCATTTAATTATGATGAATATTTAAGAACTGATAAACTTCCTACTCAATGGTGTTGGGGTTGTGGTGATGGTGTAGTTTTAAAATGTATTATCCGTGCGATAGAAAAGCTGGGTTGGAATATGGACGATGTTTGTCTTGTTTCAGGTATAGGATGTAGCGGTAGAATGAGCTCTTATGTAAATTGCAATACCGTGCACACTACTCATGGTAGAGCTATTGCTTATGCGACAGGCATAAAACTAGCCAATCCTAGCAAACATGTTATTGTAGTAAGTGGTGATGGCGATACTTTGGCAATTGGTGGAAATCATACTATACATGGATGTCGTAGAAATATAGATTTAACTCATATTGTAATCAATAACTTTATTTATGGGCTTACTAATTCCCAAACTTCTCCAACTACTCCAAAAGGTTTTTATACAGTAACTGCGCAATTTGGAAATATTGATCCAAATTTTGATGCTTGTGAATTAACTAAAGCTGCTGGAGCTTCTTTTGTAGCAAGAGGAAATGTTATTGAGGCAAATAAATTAGAAAATTTAATTTATAAAGCTTTAGCACACAAAGGTTATAGCTTTGTTGATGTTTTCTCAAACTGCCATATTAACCTAGGTAGAAAAAATAAAATGGGTGAAGCAGTGGCTATGCTTGATTGGATTAAAAATCGTGTTGTGGATAAGTCTAAATTTGAAAGTATGGATTTTGAAGAAAGAAAAGACAAATTCCCAACAGGTGTTTTATATGAAGATAGCACGCAGCCAGAATATTGTCATGCTTATGAAGAAGTGCGTCGTGCAGCCAAAGAAAAAAGAATGGTTGATTTAGGAGCCTTAAAATGA
- a CDS encoding 2-oxoglutarate synthase subunit alpha: MREVIATGNVLIAKAAIDCGCKFFGGYPITPSSEIAHELSHMLPANDGTFIQMEDEISGVSVTIGAAMSGVKSMTASSGPGISLKAEQIGLAFIAEIPLVIVNVMRGGPSTGLPTRVAQGDLFQAKAPTHGDFASVAIAPASLEEAYTETIRAFNLAEKYMTPVFLLMDETVGHMNGKAVLPDLKDIEIINRKKFTGDKKDYKPYAAGENEPATLNPFFTGYRYHVTGLHHGDIGFPTEDGAIVKKNIERLIGKIKNNQDDICTYEEYMLDDAEFLIIAYGSVSRSAKEAINRLREEGIKVGLFRPITLYPVAEKKIAEVVSKFKKVMVSELNMGQYLEEIERVSSRRDFISLHRANGRPITPSEIIAKVKENI, translated from the coding sequence ATGAGAGAAGTTATAGCAACAGGTAATGTTTTAATTGCAAAAGCAGCAATTGATTGTGGATGTAAATTTTTTGGGGGTTATCCTATTACACCAAGTTCTGAAATTGCACATGAATTAAGCCATATGCTTCCTGCAAATGATGGAACTTTTATACAAATGGAAGATGAAATTTCAGGTGTGAGTGTGACTATCGGTGCTGCTATGAGCGGTGTAAAATCAATGACTGCAAGTAGTGGTCCTGGAATTTCACTAAAAGCAGAGCAAATCGGTCTTGCGTTTATCGCTGAAATTCCACTTGTTATCGTAAATGTTATGCGTGGTGGTCCTTCAACAGGTCTTCCAACAAGGGTGGCTCAAGGAGATTTGTTTCAAGCAAAAGCACCTACTCATGGGGATTTTGCCAGTGTAGCTATCGCACCAGCGAGCCTAGAAGAAGCTTATACAGAAACCATAAGAGCGTTTAATTTAGCTGAAAAATATATGACTCCTGTGTTTTTACTTATGGATGAAACTGTAGGGCATATGAATGGTAAAGCGGTATTACCTGATTTAAAAGATATAGAAATTATTAACCGTAAAAAATTCACAGGCGATAAAAAAGATTATAAACCTTATGCGGCGGGCGAAAACGAACCTGCAACACTCAATCCATTTTTTACTGGCTATCGCTATCATGTAACTGGACTTCATCATGGAGATATAGGTTTTCCAACAGAAGATGGCGCTATAGTTAAGAAAAACATAGAAAGACTTATAGGTAAAATTAAAAATAACCAAGATGATATTTGTACTTATGAAGAGTATATGCTTGATGATGCTGAATTTTTAATTATAGCTTATGGAAGCGTAAGTCGTTCTGCCAAAGAAGCTATCAATAGGCTTAGAGAAGAAGGTATTAAGGTAGGACTTTTCCGCCCTATCACGCTTTATCCTGTAGCTGAAAAGAAAATTGCTGAAGTAGTAAGCAAATTTAAAAAAGTAATGGTAAGCGAATTAAATATGGGACAATATCTTGAGGAGATTGAAAGAGTAAGTTCTCGTCGCGATTTTATTAGCTTACATCGTGCAAATGGCCGTCCTATAACACCTAGCGAAATCATTGCTAAAGTAAAGGAGAATATATAA
- a CDS encoding 4Fe-4S binding protein, which translates to MSIAAPKDTPVWVDEHRCKACNICVSYCPAGVLAMRDDVHAVLGQMIEVVHPESCIGCTECETHCPDFAIMVAKRDEFKFAKLTPEAKDRAVAVKNNKYKKLA; encoded by the coding sequence ATGAGTATAGCAGCTCCAAAAGATACCCCTGTTTGGGTAGATGAGCATAGATGTAAAGCTTGCAATATCTGCGTTAGCTATTGCCCTGCAGGGGTTTTAGCTATGCGCGATGATGTTCATGCGGTTTTGGGACAAATGATAGAGGTTGTACACCCTGAGTCCTGTATAGGTTGTACTGAGTGCGAAACACATTGTCCAGATTTTGCTATTATGGTGGCAAAAAGAGATGAATTTAAATTTGCCAAACTGACTCCAGAGGCTAAAGATAGAGCCGTAGCAGTAAAAAATAATAAATATAAAAAATTAGCATAG
- the sucD gene encoding succinate--CoA ligase subunit alpha, whose product MSILVNKNTKVIVQGFTGKEATFHAEQCIAYGTNIVGGVTPHKGGQTHLGKPVFDTVADAVKATGADVSLIFVPAFAVGDSVIEAADAGIKLAVVITEHTPVKDMMFAKQYANKKGMKIIGPNCPGIITSEECKLGIMPGFIFKKGCVGLISKSGTLTYEAANQVVQGGYGISTAVGIGGDPIIGLAYKELLSEFEKDNETKAIVMIGEIGGSLEVEAAKFIKENISKPVVAFIAGATAPKGKRMGHAGAIVGSADESAAAKKEALKSYGIHVVDSPALIGEEIQKILG is encoded by the coding sequence ATGAGTATATTGGTTAATAAAAATACAAAAGTAATAGTTCAAGGTTTTACAGGTAAAGAAGCAACTTTTCATGCAGAGCAATGCATAGCTTATGGTACAAATATAGTAGGAGGAGTAACTCCTCATAAGGGTGGTCAAACTCATCTTGGCAAGCCTGTTTTTGATACAGTTGCGGATGCAGTTAAGGCTACGGGAGCTGATGTAAGTTTGATTTTTGTTCCTGCTTTTGCTGTGGGTGATAGTGTAATCGAGGCAGCGGATGCGGGTATTAAGCTTGCTGTTGTAATTACAGAACATACTCCGGTTAAAGATATGATGTTTGCCAAGCAGTATGCAAATAAAAAAGGTATGAAAATTATAGGACCAAATTGCCCAGGAATCATTACTTCTGAAGAATGCAAATTAGGCATTATGCCAGGCTTTATCTTTAAAAAGGGTTGCGTAGGGCTTATTTCAAAAAGTGGAACTTTAACTTATGAAGCAGCTAATCAAGTAGTTCAAGGTGGGTATGGAATTTCAACAGCAGTAGGAATTGGTGGCGATCCTATCATAGGACTTGCTTATAAAGAACTTTTAAGTGAATTTGAAAAAGATAACGAAACAAAAGCTATTGTTATGATAGGGGAAATCGGCGGTAGCTTAGAAGTAGAAGCAGCAAAATTTATTAAAGAAAATATTAGCAAACCTGTGGTAGCATTCATTGCGGGAGCGACTGCGCCAAAAGGTAAAAGAATGGGACACGCAGGAGCTATAGTAGGTAGTGCTGATGAAAGTGCTGCAGCTAAAAAAGAAGCGTTAAAGTCTTATGGAATTCATGTAGTGGATTCTCCAGCTTTAATCGGTGAAGAAATACAAAAAATATTAGGCTAA
- the sucC gene encoding ADP-forming succinate--CoA ligase subunit beta produces the protein MNIHEYQAKAIFADNGIPTLKGKVAFSVEEAVENAKELGGSVWAVKAQIHAGGRGLGGGVKIAKNLDEVKAYASQILGMNLVTHQTGPEGKLVQKLYIESGANIVKEYYLAILFNRMAEQITIIASSEGGMDIEKVAKESPEKIAKVGIDPQIGFKMFHGLEVAKVLGLDKDESKKLISMIAKLYKLYMDKDMNMLEINPLIKTAEGDFYALDAKCSFDDSALYRHPEIAELRDITEENPAEREAAEFGLSYVKLDGDVACMVNGAGLAMATMDIINYSGAKPANFLDVGGGASAETVAKAFEIILRDKNVKVIFINIFGGIVRCDRIANGILEATKNVEVNIPIVVRLDGTNAAEAKAILDSSNLKNIKAATNLKNGAELVKSLVG, from the coding sequence ATGAATATACATGAATATCAAGCAAAAGCGATTTTTGCAGACAATGGTATCCCTACTTTAAAGGGAAAGGTTGCATTTAGCGTAGAAGAAGCTGTAGAAAATGCTAAAGAGTTAGGCGGTAGTGTTTGGGCTGTTAAGGCTCAGATCCATGCAGGTGGTCGTGGTCTTGGCGGTGGTGTTAAAATCGCTAAAAATTTAGATGAGGTAAAGGCTTATGCAAGTCAAATTTTAGGTATGAATTTGGTTACTCATCAAACAGGACCTGAGGGTAAATTGGTGCAAAAACTTTACATAGAAAGTGGTGCAAATATAGTAAAAGAATATTATTTAGCTATTTTATTTAACAGAATGGCAGAGCAAATTACAATCATTGCCTCAAGCGAAGGAGGAATGGATATAGAAAAAGTAGCTAAAGAAAGCCCTGAAAAAATTGCAAAAGTAGGTATTGATCCACAAATTGGCTTTAAAATGTTCCATGGTCTTGAAGTAGCAAAAGTTCTAGGACTAGATAAAGATGAAAGCAAAAAACTTATTTCTATGATAGCAAAACTTTATAAGCTTTACATGGATAAAGATATGAATATGCTTGAAATCAATCCTTTAATTAAAACTGCAGAAGGAGATTTTTATGCTCTTGATGCAAAATGTAGTTTTGATGACAGTGCGCTTTATCGCCATCCAGAGATTGCTGAACTTAGAGATATTACAGAGGAAAATCCTGCTGAAAGAGAAGCGGCTGAATTTGGTTTAAGTTATGTAAAATTAGACGGTGATGTTGCTTGTATGGTAAATGGTGCAGGACTTGCTATGGCAACGATGGATATTATCAATTATAGCGGTGCAAAACCTGCAAATTTCTTAGATGTGGGTGGTGGTGCATCTGCTGAAACAGTCGCAAAAGCTTTTGAGATTATTTTAAGAGATAAAAATGTTAAAGTAATATTTATCAATATTTTTGGTGGTATTGTTCGTTGCGATAGAATTGCAAATGGTATTTTAGAAGCAACTAAAAATGTTGAGGTTAATATTCCTATCGTAGTGCGTCTTGATGGTACAAATGCAGCTGAAGCAAAAGCGATTTTAGATAGCTCAAATCTTAAAAATATCAAAGCAGCAACCAATCTTAAAAATGGTGCAGAATTAGTAAAAAGTTTAGTAGGATAA
- a CDS encoding malate dehydrogenase: MKITIIGAGNVGSSVAYALILRELANEIVLVDINEDLLIAKELELSQSIAALNLDIELICTKDYSYTKNSDIVLFSAGFARKDGQSREELLQLNANIMLDCAKKIKEFNSDPLFIILTNPVDFLLNTLYESGIFSSKKIVAMAGVLDNARFKYEVAKKLKAKISSVDTRLIGFHNDDMVLVKSYASVKNQKLGELLSEEEFEDLENEVKTGGAKVIKHLKTSAYLAPASACVRMLESIRSGEFLPMSVILHGEFGVQNKALGTMARLGLEGVVEIMKLELSDEEKDKVKKSLIKYQYIKEDK, from the coding sequence ATGAAAATCACAATCATCGGTGCAGGGAATGTAGGTTCAAGTGTAGCCTATGCTTTAATTTTGCGTGAGTTGGCGAATGAGATTGTTTTAGTTGATATCAATGAAGATTTATTGATTGCAAAGGAATTAGAATTATCCCAAAGCATAGCTGCTTTAAATTTGGATATAGAATTAATTTGCACCAAGGATTATTCTTATACAAAAAATTCTGATATTGTGCTTTTTAGCGCAGGATTTGCAAGAAAAGATGGTCAAAGCAGAGAAGAGCTTTTGCAACTTAATGCAAACATTATGCTTGATTGTGCTAAAAAAATTAAAGAATTTAATTCTGATCCACTTTTTATCATTTTGACAAATCCTGTGGACTTTTTGCTCAATACTCTTTACGAGAGCGGAATTTTTTCTTCTAAAAAAATTGTTGCTATGGCAGGGGTTTTAGACAATGCAAGATTTAAGTATGAGGTAGCCAAAAAATTAAAAGCCAAAATTTCAAGCGTGGATACAAGATTAATTGGTTTTCATAATGATGATATGGTTTTAGTAAAATCTTATGCAAGTGTTAAAAATCAAAAACTCGGAGAGCTTTTAAGCGAAGAGGAATTTGAAGATTTGGAAAATGAAGTTAAAACCGGTGGTGCAAAGGTGATTAAACATCTTAAGACTTCAGCATATTTGGCACCTGCAAGCGCTTGTGTAAGAATGCTCGAATCCATAAGAAGTGGAGAATTTTTGCCTATGAGTGTGATTTTGCATGGGGAATTTGGAGTGCAAAATAAAGCCTTAGGAACTATGGCAAGATTGGGTTTAGAGGGTGTTGTTGAGATTATGAAGCTTGAGCTTAGCGACGAAGAAAAAGACAAGGTAAAAAAATCATTAATAAAATATCAATATATAAAGGAAGATAAATGA